A window of Apium graveolens cultivar Ventura chromosome 8, ASM990537v1, whole genome shotgun sequence contains these coding sequences:
- the LOC141678236 gene encoding WRKY transcription factor 71-like isoform X1 yields the protein MSDQLSDHVYFHDPFHDHHRFFTSNSSTIAADPSADPSSLYTDCFQGSTDYDTLANTFGMSPSNFVQADSTTLNDQKVKLESGEAPVTPNSSMVLSSSTEAGDDEDANNSKKLEKKGISEDGGVSSKKVSKPKKGEKKEKEPIFAFMTKSEIDNLEDGYRWRKYGQKAVKNSPYPRSYYRCTTLKCTVKKRVERSFQDPTTVITTYEGTHNHHLPSTLRGYIGGIFPHSILNHENQLGRPGFPHHLVQMSPMNQLIFNYGTGDGSGLLNSSMHQQQQQQNHMHKYPHLQLSDYGLLQDIVPSMEGFKQEP from the exons ATGTCTGATCAACTAAGTGATCATGTCTATTTTCATGATCCATTTCATGATCATCATCGATTCTTTACCTCGAATTCTTCAACCATTGCAGCTGATCCATCCGCTGATCCATCCTCCTTATACACCGACTGTTTTCAAGGATCCACTGATTATGACACTCTTGCTAATACTTTTGGCATGTCACCTTCTAATTTTGTACAAGCCGATTCGACTACTTTGAATGATCAAAAGGTGAAATTGGAGAGCGGAGAAGCTCCGGTGACACCGAACTCTTCTATGGTCTTGTCGTCCTCCACTGAGGCTGGTGATGATGAAGATGCAAACAACAGCAAGAAACTAGAAAAGAAAGGGATTTCTGAAGATGGAGGAGTGAGCTCAAAGAAAGT AAGCAAGCCTAAAAAGGGAGAGAAAAAGGAGAAAGAACCAATATTTGCGTTCATGACAAAGAGTGAGATTGATAATCTTGAAGATGGATATAGATGGAGAAAATATGGGCAGAAGGCTGTCAAGAATAGCCCTTACCCTAG AAGCTACTATCGGTGCACCACTTTAAAGTGCACGGTGAAGAAGCGTGTAGAGAGATCATTTCAAGACCCTACAACAGTGATAACAACTTACGAAGGAACACACAACCATCACTTGCCATCTACTCTCCGAGGATATATTGGCGGAATTTTCCCTCATTCTATACTTAATCACGAAAACCAGCTGGGCAGACCCGGATTTCCTCATCATTTAGTTCAAATGTCTCCAATGAATCAACTTATTTTTAATTATGGTACTGGTGATGGGAGTGGATTATTAAACTCATCTATGCatcagcaacaacagcagcagaATCATATGCACAAATATCCGCATCTCCAGCTTTCGGATTACGGTCTTTTGCAAGACATTGTTCCATCCATGGAAGGTTTTAAACAAGAACCATGA
- the LOC141678236 gene encoding uncharacterized protein LOC141678236 isoform X2 has translation MSDQLSDHVYFHDPFHDHHRFFTSNSSTIAADPSADPSSLYTDCFQGSTDYDTLANTFGMSPSNFVQADSTTLNDQKVKLESGEAPVTPNSSMVLSSSTEAGDDEDANNSKKLEKKGISEDGGVSSKKVSYYRCTTLKCTVKKRVERSFQDPTTVITTYEGTHNHHLPSTLRGYIGGIFPHSILNHENQLGRPGFPHHLVQMSPMNQLIFNYGTGDGSGLLNSSMHQQQQQQNHMHKYPHLQLSDYGLLQDIVPSMEGFKQEP, from the exons ATGTCTGATCAACTAAGTGATCATGTCTATTTTCATGATCCATTTCATGATCATCATCGATTCTTTACCTCGAATTCTTCAACCATTGCAGCTGATCCATCCGCTGATCCATCCTCCTTATACACCGACTGTTTTCAAGGATCCACTGATTATGACACTCTTGCTAATACTTTTGGCATGTCACCTTCTAATTTTGTACAAGCCGATTCGACTACTTTGAATGATCAAAAGGTGAAATTGGAGAGCGGAGAAGCTCCGGTGACACCGAACTCTTCTATGGTCTTGTCGTCCTCCACTGAGGCTGGTGATGATGAAGATGCAAACAACAGCAAGAAACTAGAAAAGAAAGGGATTTCTGAAGATGGAGGAGTGAGCTCAAAGAAAGT AAGCTACTATCGGTGCACCACTTTAAAGTGCACGGTGAAGAAGCGTGTAGAGAGATCATTTCAAGACCCTACAACAGTGATAACAACTTACGAAGGAACACACAACCATCACTTGCCATCTACTCTCCGAGGATATATTGGCGGAATTTTCCCTCATTCTATACTTAATCACGAAAACCAGCTGGGCAGACCCGGATTTCCTCATCATTTAGTTCAAATGTCTCCAATGAATCAACTTATTTTTAATTATGGTACTGGTGATGGGAGTGGATTATTAAACTCATCTATGCatcagcaacaacagcagcagaATCATATGCACAAATATCCGCATCTCCAGCTTTCGGATTACGGTCTTTTGCAAGACATTGTTCCATCCATGGAAGGTTTTAAACAAGAACCATGA